The proteins below come from a single Saccharophagus degradans 2-40 genomic window:
- a CDS encoding Ig-like domain-containing protein: MTTHITRTLRGFFYHALKTAAALMAVCIFSLTHAQSMNHPGGMHSKADLDFIKSKVQSGEQPWKGAFEQLKNSGYGKLSYNYVAYKDVKCGSYNNPNVGCNNMVKDGIAAYTLALRWYIEGDDAYADKAIEIIDAWSVKYRTNQESNTRLVVSWAAPWYVNAAEILRYTDGSGWTITNTNQLNAMLNRFKNYIFWEDRPNNNWMMSSVEARLAIAVFQDDTTAFGDAIDKWRLRIKTYLYQSSDGSVPIVSPNVTPGQSSSIWKQGTNTIYVNGMGMETCRDFNHMKLGFDSLMNGAEIAWTQGVDLFASESKRIRDFLELHGHWATGSKSIPSNVCDGSIDWKGTKENAQQAFEIAYNHLHDRLGISLPETKQMIDNKRPNNANHWVSKWETLAYADRPFNLDDGAGPTVSFDEPNGNITVSPGYAQSVIVEATDSDGIAHVVLFIDGSEVRKETKYPYTWGITESDTPNEINNLPAGTHTIKAVATDNTGKTGEATFKLTVTSPSDGLDQCDTTSQCMAQYSFFSGAMDCSNSQASDSVCMCGSARCDSLSGSSSSSTSSSTGSSSSSSSSSSSSSGSAAGCNGTLNVAMSERVEVNLNSTNCVKFASTLSGETLQVWDSDTQSCDFRGSVVSQDGAGNLNISANYHSSSSFSGKTIKFAPSNGCKYVQVKYY; this comes from the coding sequence GTGACTACTCATATTACCCGCACTTTACGCGGCTTTTTCTACCATGCGTTAAAAACAGCAGCAGCTTTAATGGCTGTGTGTATATTTTCTCTTACTCATGCTCAAAGTATGAATCACCCCGGGGGCATGCACTCCAAAGCCGATCTCGATTTTATTAAGTCGAAAGTTCAATCGGGTGAACAGCCTTGGAAAGGCGCTTTTGAACAGTTAAAAAACAGCGGCTACGGGAAATTATCTTACAATTATGTGGCCTATAAGGATGTGAAATGTGGCTCGTATAACAACCCGAATGTGGGTTGCAATAATATGGTGAAAGACGGTATTGCTGCTTATACCTTGGCGCTGCGCTGGTACATCGAAGGAGATGATGCTTACGCAGATAAAGCGATAGAAATTATTGATGCTTGGTCTGTAAAGTACCGCACAAACCAAGAGTCGAATACACGCCTTGTTGTTTCTTGGGCTGCTCCTTGGTACGTGAACGCGGCAGAAATTTTGCGCTATACCGACGGTAGTGGGTGGACGATTACTAACACCAACCAATTAAACGCAATGCTTAACCGCTTTAAGAATTATATTTTTTGGGAGGATCGTCCAAACAATAACTGGATGATGTCTTCAGTTGAAGCGCGTTTAGCGATTGCTGTTTTTCAAGACGATACAACCGCTTTTGGCGATGCTATCGATAAGTGGCGTTTACGAATTAAAACGTATTTGTATCAATCTTCCGATGGTTCTGTGCCTATTGTTAGTCCAAACGTTACGCCCGGCCAATCGTCGTCGATATGGAAGCAGGGTACTAACACGATCTATGTTAATGGTATGGGAATGGAAACCTGTCGCGACTTCAACCATATGAAGTTGGGTTTTGATTCACTGATGAACGGAGCAGAAATAGCTTGGACTCAAGGTGTTGATCTGTTTGCTTCGGAAAGTAAGCGCATTAGAGATTTCTTGGAGTTACACGGCCATTGGGCTACAGGGTCGAAGAGCATTCCTAGCAACGTATGTGATGGCTCGATAGACTGGAAAGGAACCAAGGAAAATGCACAGCAAGCATTCGAGATTGCTTACAATCACTTGCATGACCGCTTAGGTATTAGCCTGCCTGAAACTAAGCAAATGATAGACAATAAGCGCCCGAATAACGCAAATCATTGGGTGTCTAAATGGGAAACACTCGCTTATGCTGATCGCCCGTTTAACCTTGATGATGGTGCAGGCCCAACGGTTTCTTTTGATGAGCCTAACGGGAATATCACCGTTAGCCCTGGTTACGCGCAAAGTGTAATTGTAGAAGCGACGGACTCCGACGGCATTGCACATGTTGTGCTTTTTATTGACGGTAGTGAGGTGCGTAAAGAGACTAAGTATCCGTATACTTGGGGAATTACCGAGTCGGATACGCCGAATGAAATTAACAACTTACCTGCCGGTACTCACACCATTAAAGCTGTCGCGACAGATAATACTGGTAAAACCGGTGAGGCAACATTTAAGTTAACGGTAACATCGCCTTCGGATGGCTTAGACCAGTGTGATACCACCAGTCAGTGTATGGCTCAGTACAGCTTTTTTAGCGGTGCTATGGATTGCTCTAATAGTCAGGCGAGCGACAGTGTGTGCATGTGTGGCTCAGCTCGTTGTGACTCTTTAAGTGGTTCTTCAAGTTCTAGCACCTCGTCAAGCACCGGTAGTTCATCTAGCTCTAGCAGCTCTTCTAGTTCCAGTTCTGGTAGCGCAGCGGGTTGCAACGGTACGTTAAATGTCGCTATGAGCGAGAGAGTAGAGGTAAATCTTAATAGTACAAACTGTGTAAAATTTGCGAGCACATTGTCGGGTGAAACGCTTCAGGTTTGGGATAGCGACACACAGTCGTGCGACTTTAGAGGATCTGTTGTTTCACAGGATGGTGCGGGGAATTTAAATATTTCCGCAAACTACCACTCCTCCAGTTCGTTTTCGGGTAAAACAATCAAGTTTGCACCGAGCAATGGCTGTAAATATGTGCAAGTAAAGTACTACTAG
- a CDS encoding GNAT family N-acetyltransferase, whose protein sequence is MTVIYKQASETDIEDIAPLVKALGYDFNFDVAYKTFKSLQTRGDSPVIVTSNGQIVGMAQALVDVRIAEGISGEIVSLCVLPGFRSKGIAKSLINTARAI, encoded by the coding sequence ATGACAGTAATTTACAAGCAAGCTTCGGAAACGGATATAGAAGATATAGCACCCTTAGTCAAAGCACTAGGATATGACTTTAACTTTGATGTAGCTTATAAAACATTTAAATCCTTGCAGACAAGGGGCGATTCACCTGTAATTGTAACCAGCAATGGTCAAATAGTTGGCATGGCACAAGCACTAGTTGACGTACGTATTGCAGAGGGCATAAGTGGCGAAATTGTCAGCTTGTGTGTACTACCAGGTTTTAGAAGCAAAGGTATTGCAAAGAGCCTTATAAACACCGCAAGAGCCATTTAG
- a CDS encoding GFA family protein, translating into MDNITYPIKGACQCGGVTYDLLEPPLLVAACHCKECQKLSTSAFSITAMVNASSVKFSGLMKDWSRSADSGNISAAKFCPSCGNRIYHYNPDEPDKIKLKPCNLSDTRIIKPTVHVWVSEKQDWFNIPEGVKTFDKQPQ; encoded by the coding sequence ATGGACAATATTACCTACCCTATTAAAGGAGCTTGCCAATGTGGAGGTGTAACTTATGATCTTCTTGAGCCACCGTTATTAGTGGCTGCTTGTCATTGTAAGGAGTGTCAAAAATTATCCACTAGTGCATTTAGTATCACTGCAATGGTAAACGCTAGCAGCGTTAAGTTTAGCGGTTTAATGAAAGATTGGAGCCGCTCAGCGGATAGCGGAAATATCAGCGCAGCCAAGTTTTGTCCGTCTTGCGGGAATAGAATTTATCATTACAACCCTGATGAACCGGATAAAATAAAACTTAAACCCTGCAATTTATCCGACACTAGAATAATAAAACCAACCGTACACGTATGGGTTAGCGAAAAACAAGATTGGTTCAACATTCCCGAAGGCGTAAAAACCTTTGATAAACAACCACAGTAA
- a CDS encoding Rap1a/Tai family immunity protein: protein MRFIIKLLLCVGFANVGLVHAISDGHELLENCKAVEGIAQYKPEIILGKARELAASGNKDDVTVGELNELLSSAEALRAASCVGFLSGFGGANALSPLKHKGKQMFCVPKEITINQMAAISVKWMLENEDKLQFKAYEVLAMSTIANFPCPRT from the coding sequence TTGCGTTTTATAATAAAATTATTGCTATGTGTCGGATTCGCTAATGTCGGTTTAGTTCACGCAATTAGTGATGGTCACGAACTACTTGAAAACTGTAAGGCAGTGGAAGGTATCGCTCAATATAAGCCTGAAATAATATTGGGTAAGGCTCGAGAATTGGCTGCAAGTGGGAATAAAGATGATGTGACGGTTGGTGAACTTAATGAGCTATTGAGCAGTGCTGAGGCACTAAGGGCCGCAAGTTGTGTGGGATTTCTTTCTGGATTTGGTGGGGCGAATGCACTCTCGCCACTAAAGCATAAAGGAAAGCAAATGTTTTGTGTACCTAAAGAAATTACCATTAACCAAATGGCAGCAATATCTGTAAAGTGGATGCTGGAAAATGAAGATAAACTACAGTTTAAAGCTTACGAAGTTTTAGCTATGTCCACCATTGCAAACTTCCCTTGCCCAAGAACATAA
- a CDS encoding helix-turn-helix domain-containing protein codes for MHTKNDDKRKPSEQILSVLAKNVKTLRVKRKLSQEQLGELCDFHPTFISMMERKQRNVTISTLEIVARALEVEAFQLLMEQ; via the coding sequence TTGCACACTAAAAATGATGATAAGCGAAAACCTAGCGAACAAATTTTGAGCGTTCTGGCGAAGAACGTAAAAACACTGAGGGTGAAGCGAAAGTTATCACAAGAGCAGTTAGGCGAGCTGTGCGATTTTCATCCAACCTTTATAAGCATGATGGAGCGGAAGCAACGCAATGTAACAATTAGTACACTAGAAATTGTCGCACGTGCGCTAGAGGTTGAGGCTTTCCAGCTGCTAATGGAGCAGTAA
- a CDS encoding DUF4231 domain-containing protein translates to MEHQDYPGLYRAADSASAKAQSAYLSSFQWHIVTLITGAALAINPVPTALYSLVNAGVFLAALGISVLIAAKRYEKSWYSARAVAESVKTSTWRYMMRADPFLDTSSVGEVNNIFRRLLEGILSSNNQIGDLLGGDDCARDQITQFMRDTRAKPIVERRQLYLASRIREQRNWYAEKSKYNKKRSTFFFVLLVMFQVIAVGLVLSRIAFPEWKIWPTEVFVVAAGSVTAWMQLKRFQEIGTAYALTAHEIGIIESKITEPDTDELFSEFVRDAENAFSREHTQWIAKVEH, encoded by the coding sequence TTGGAACATCAGGATTATCCCGGTTTATATAGAGCTGCAGATTCTGCCTCAGCTAAAGCACAATCGGCTTATCTAAGCTCATTCCAGTGGCATATAGTTACTCTCATTACGGGTGCTGCACTTGCAATAAATCCTGTACCAACGGCTCTGTACTCGCTAGTAAACGCTGGCGTATTTCTGGCAGCTCTTGGAATATCAGTACTTATAGCTGCAAAACGGTACGAAAAATCATGGTACAGCGCTCGAGCGGTAGCTGAGTCAGTGAAAACATCAACTTGGCGATACATGATGCGAGCTGATCCTTTTTTAGATACATCATCTGTCGGCGAAGTAAATAACATTTTTCGGCGTTTACTTGAGGGAATTTTATCTTCAAATAATCAAATTGGTGATTTACTTGGGGGAGATGACTGTGCGCGAGATCAAATTACGCAATTTATGCGCGATACAAGGGCAAAGCCAATTGTTGAAAGACGGCAACTGTATCTAGCAAGTAGAATTAGAGAGCAAAGAAACTGGTATGCAGAAAAATCAAAATATAATAAAAAAAGAAGCACTTTTTTTTTCGTATTGCTAGTTATGTTTCAAGTAATTGCTGTTGGCTTAGTTCTATCAAGAATTGCATTCCCTGAATGGAAAATATGGCCTACAGAAGTTTTTGTGGTCGCTGCCGGTTCCGTAACAGCATGGATGCAATTAAAACGGTTTCAAGAAATTGGTACAGCTTATGCGCTAACTGCGCACGAAATCGGCATAATCGAGAGTAAAATAACTGAGCCAGATACGGACGAATTGTTCTCTGAATTCGTTAGAGATGCGGAAAATGCCTTTTCAAGAGAGCACACTCAGTGGATAGCTAAGGTTGAGCACTAG
- a CDS encoding TIR domain-containing protein, with translation MPNVVFFSFKEQDRGVVLTVKGRAVNPQYTPLNFRVKDLLKRWQTENESVIKQAISKSIAGTSRTIVFVGADTWKSYWVPHEVQMTLDRRKPVYAIRLNGVQGKIPNCLSQNGIKVHPWSEANLQALATR, from the coding sequence ATGCCAAACGTTGTTTTTTTTAGTTTCAAGGAACAGGATCGCGGAGTTGTTCTTACCGTTAAGGGGCGTGCGGTAAATCCCCAATATACACCTCTCAATTTCCGCGTTAAAGATTTATTAAAAAGGTGGCAAACAGAAAATGAGAGCGTAATTAAGCAAGCTATATCCAAAAGTATAGCAGGAACATCGAGAACTATTGTTTTTGTCGGTGCTGATACTTGGAAAAGCTATTGGGTGCCACATGAGGTTCAAATGACATTGGATAGGCGCAAGCCTGTTTATGCAATCAGACTTAACGGTGTCCAAGGAAAAATACCTAACTGTTTATCCCAAAATGGCATAAAGGTACACCCATGGAGCGAGGCTAATCTACAAGCTTTAGCTACAAGATAA
- a CDS encoding TIR domain-containing protein — translation MARKRPMKEQPFSQKKPNLLVPRDNAAKALQERIDKGRALQETNFQSIEQLSDVRAEQDKWNDYNIEYLSRCFDVPTISEEHSNVSGWAALVMNPSPLQRIKMFKDGIGKQITSLESILERLELIPEPSSTASFSQKATKTSSGDLSSVFIVHGHDDAAKVTVARFVEKLGLKAIILHEQPDKGQTIIEKFESNASNVGFAIVLLTPDDIASSKATPEDTMPRARQNVVLELGYFCGSLGRDKVCVLYKDEVEIPSDYLGVIYMPFGSGDSWHFKLAREMKSAGLDIDLNSAL, via the coding sequence GTGGCAAGAAAAAGACCAATGAAGGAGCAACCTTTTTCACAGAAAAAGCCAAATCTGCTAGTGCCACGTGATAATGCAGCCAAAGCCCTTCAGGAAAGAATAGATAAAGGTCGTGCTCTTCAGGAAACCAATTTCCAGTCTATAGAGCAGCTTAGCGATGTTCGTGCCGAACAGGATAAGTGGAATGACTACAATATAGAATATTTATCACGGTGTTTTGATGTCCCAACAATTTCTGAGGAGCATTCAAACGTGTCGGGCTGGGCAGCGCTGGTAATGAATCCAAGTCCACTGCAACGAATTAAAATGTTCAAAGATGGCATTGGCAAGCAGATTACAAGTTTGGAATCAATTTTAGAAAGGCTCGAGCTAATACCTGAGCCGAGTTCAACAGCCTCTTTCTCTCAAAAAGCCACTAAAACTTCTAGTGGTGATCTAAGCTCAGTGTTTATCGTTCATGGTCACGATGATGCTGCAAAAGTTACTGTTGCACGGTTTGTGGAGAAGCTTGGATTAAAAGCCATAATTCTTCATGAGCAACCCGACAAAGGGCAGACAATAATTGAAAAATTCGAAAGCAATGCCTCTAACGTAGGTTTTGCAATTGTTTTACTAACACCTGATGATATAGCTTCATCTAAAGCAACCCCCGAAGACACTATGCCTCGAGCAAGGCAAAATGTTGTCTTAGAGCTTGGGTACTTTTGTGGATCGCTTGGCAGAGATAAAGTGTGCGTTCTATATAAAGATGAAGTAGAAATACCTAGCGACTATTTGGGCGTCATTTATATGCCTTTTGGCAGTGGTGATAGTTGGCACTTCAAACTAGCAAGGGAAATGAAATCAGCTGGGCTGGACATCGATCTTAATAGTGCATTGTAG
- the rpoD gene encoding RNA polymerase sigma factor RpoD, with amino-acid sequence MSEQAKKQSRIKELINRGREQGYLTYDEVNDHLPDDISDPDQVEDIIQMINDMGIRVYEVAPDADELLMTDGDSSADEIAAAEAAAALAAVETEAGRTTDPVRMYMREMGTVELLTREGEIAIAKRIEEGLRELNHAIALWPEAVQQYVNEYDLVEKEERRLADVISGWLDPAEDVAPPVVAAETAEDTDSDDDDDDDDDTDTEDEEESTGIDPEYARERFDELKAALLKVEKAIAKHGFESKAAGKEMEALGEIFKYFKLPPRQFDPIYQGIRQILTRVRAEEREIMRLCTRLGGMPRKTFMKEFPGQETDEDWIPATIGKGRDYSDSLKPYAEDIIRAQRKLKQIQEESGLSLGHIKEINRRMSIGEARARRAKKEMVEANLRLVISIAKKYTNRGLQFLDLIQEGNIGLMKAVDKFEYRRGYKFSTYATWWIRQAITRSIADQARTIRIPVHMIETINKLNRISRQMLQEMGREPTPEELGERMEMPEDKVRKVLKIAKEPISMETPIGDDEDSHLGDFIEDTTIDSPVDSATIQGLTEATRSVLAGLTAREAKVLRMRFGIDMNTDHTLEEVGKQFDVTRERIRQIEAKALRKLRHPSRSDHLRGFLDD; translated from the coding sequence ATGAGCGAACAGGCGAAAAAGCAGTCCCGCATCAAAGAATTGATCAACCGCGGCCGAGAACAGGGCTATCTCACCTACGATGAAGTAAACGATCATCTACCCGACGATATTTCTGATCCCGATCAGGTTGAAGACATCATCCAAATGATTAACGACATGGGTATTCGCGTGTACGAAGTTGCACCCGATGCCGATGAGCTGTTAATGACCGATGGCGATTCTTCCGCGGACGAAATAGCAGCAGCAGAAGCTGCCGCAGCACTGGCGGCGGTAGAAACCGAAGCTGGTCGCACCACAGACCCTGTGCGTATGTATATGCGCGAAATGGGAACAGTAGAGCTGCTTACTCGCGAAGGCGAAATAGCAATTGCCAAACGCATAGAAGAAGGCCTGCGCGAACTAAACCACGCCATCGCCCTTTGGCCAGAGGCAGTACAGCAATACGTAAACGAATACGATCTAGTCGAAAAAGAAGAGCGCCGCCTAGCAGACGTCATTAGCGGCTGGCTCGACCCCGCCGAAGACGTAGCCCCCCCCGTTGTAGCCGCCGAAACCGCAGAAGACACCGATTCCGACGATGATGATGACGACGATGACGATACCGACACCGAGGACGAAGAAGAGTCCACCGGTATCGACCCCGAATACGCACGCGAGCGCTTCGACGAGCTAAAAGCCGCCCTGCTTAAAGTAGAAAAAGCCATTGCCAAGCACGGCTTCGAAAGCAAAGCAGCAGGCAAAGAAATGGAAGCGTTGGGCGAAATATTCAAATATTTCAAACTGCCACCGCGCCAGTTCGACCCTATTTACCAAGGTATTCGTCAAATACTTACCCGCGTACGTGCAGAAGAGCGTGAAATTATGCGCTTGTGTACCCGCCTAGGTGGTATGCCACGCAAAACCTTCATGAAAGAATTCCCCGGCCAAGAAACCGATGAAGATTGGATTCCAGCTACCATTGGCAAAGGCCGCGACTACTCCGATTCGCTAAAGCCCTACGCAGAGGACATTATTCGTGCGCAGCGTAAACTTAAGCAAATTCAAGAAGAGTCTGGCTTAAGCCTTGGCCACATTAAAGAAATTAACCGTCGCATGTCCATTGGCGAAGCCCGTGCACGTCGCGCTAAGAAGGAAATGGTAGAAGCCAACCTTCGCTTGGTAATTTCTATTGCTAAAAAATACACCAACCGCGGTTTGCAGTTCTTAGATCTTATCCAAGAAGGCAACATCGGCCTAATGAAGGCCGTAGATAAATTCGAATACCGTCGCGGTTACAAGTTCTCTACCTACGCCACTTGGTGGATTCGTCAGGCCATTACCCGCTCTATTGCGGATCAGGCCCGCACTATCCGTATTCCAGTGCACATGATAGAGACCATAAACAAACTAAACCGTATCTCTCGTCAAATGCTTCAAGAAATGGGCCGCGAGCCCACACCAGAAGAGCTAGGCGAGCGCATGGAAATGCCAGAAGATAAAGTTCGCAAGGTACTTAAAATTGCCAAAGAACCTATCTCTATGGAAACCCCAATTGGCGACGATGAAGATTCCCACCTAGGCGACTTCATTGAAGACACCACCATCGACTCACCCGTCGATTCTGCCACCATCCAAGGCCTAACAGAAGCCACTCGCTCGGTACTTGCAGGCCTAACCGCCCGCGAAGCAAAAGTACTAAGAATGCGCTTTGGTATAGATATGAATACCGACCACACCTTGGAAGAAGTGGGCAAACAATTTGACGTAACCCGTGAGCGTATCCGTCAAATTGAAGCCAAAGCCCTGCGCAAACTGCGTCACCCTAGCCGCTCTGACCACTTGCGCGGCTTCCTAGACGACTAG
- the dnaG gene encoding DNA primase, with protein sequence MSRIPQSFIDDLLNRLDIVEVIDHRVKLKKAGKNYSACCPFHEEKTPSFTVSPDKQFYYCFGCGANGNAVGFLMEYERQGFVDAVESLARVAGMQVPKETTEKDVKHAKKQRGLYDILGLASTYYQKQLKEHSSRERAVSYLKGRGLSGAIARDFGMGYAPPGWDNLLVKLGTNEEDRHLLVESGLVIRKEGEGKLYDRFRHRIMFPIKDTRGRVIGFGGRVLGDDKPKYLNSPETPVFSKGRELYGLYEARQSNRKLERLLVVEGYMDVIALAQYGMRNAVATLGTACGEDHLKLAFRYVNEVVFCFDGDNAGRTAAKRALVNALPAMEDGRQIRFLFLPEGQDPDTLVRQIGAERFTAQIENGVPLEEFLFDAVAEGIDVNSMEGRARFGKLAAPLLNTLPNGIYRELMFANLAKRTGLSLDLLLELTKEKVSLVAEPAKPDPSQQPQPEPELPAHLGANIGTSISASTPPHIDESYAHIPPLEPDYVARTAQTSAPKSAPVKRSSITLNPVRLCTILLLEYPKLVATLNNIPARAETEDEELTRLFDLIEYIQQRPNCSFNSILGYWGGRYGIEQQQALADLVANQLMGSVRSVENYNPEQELEQSLARIGQKLQKANNQKELAKLQAKGLGNLNNEEKERFRELVRLQHQQT encoded by the coding sequence ATGAGCCGCATCCCGCAATCCTTTATCGACGACCTTCTTAATCGCCTCGACATAGTCGAAGTGATAGATCATCGCGTAAAGCTAAAAAAAGCGGGCAAAAACTACTCGGCATGCTGCCCTTTTCACGAAGAAAAAACCCCCTCGTTTACCGTAAGCCCCGATAAACAGTTCTACTACTGCTTTGGCTGTGGCGCCAATGGCAATGCTGTTGGCTTTTTAATGGAATACGAGCGCCAAGGGTTTGTAGATGCAGTAGAAAGCCTCGCCCGCGTTGCGGGCATGCAAGTACCCAAAGAAACCACCGAAAAAGACGTAAAGCACGCAAAAAAACAACGCGGCCTATACGACATACTGGGTTTAGCCAGCACCTACTACCAAAAACAACTTAAAGAACACTCCAGCCGCGAACGCGCCGTAAGCTACCTTAAAGGCCGCGGCTTATCTGGCGCTATTGCACGCGATTTTGGCATGGGCTACGCCCCACCCGGCTGGGATAACCTACTAGTAAAACTGGGCACCAACGAAGAAGATCGCCACCTACTAGTAGAAAGCGGCTTAGTTATTCGCAAAGAAGGCGAAGGCAAACTGTACGACCGCTTCCGCCACCGCATAATGTTCCCCATTAAAGATACCCGCGGCCGCGTAATAGGCTTTGGCGGGCGCGTATTGGGCGACGACAAACCCAAATACCTCAACTCGCCAGAAACCCCGGTGTTTTCGAAGGGGCGCGAACTATACGGCTTATACGAAGCGCGCCAAAGCAACCGCAAATTAGAACGGCTGCTAGTGGTAGAAGGCTATATGGATGTAATAGCCCTCGCCCAATACGGCATGCGCAACGCCGTAGCCACACTGGGCACCGCCTGCGGTGAAGACCACCTAAAACTAGCCTTTCGCTATGTAAACGAAGTGGTATTTTGCTTTGATGGCGACAACGCCGGCCGCACCGCCGCCAAACGCGCATTGGTGAACGCGCTACCCGCCATGGAAGACGGCCGCCAAATACGCTTTTTGTTTTTACCCGAAGGCCAAGACCCAGACACCCTAGTACGCCAAATAGGCGCCGAGCGCTTTACCGCACAAATAGAAAACGGCGTACCCCTAGAAGAATTTTTATTCGATGCCGTAGCCGAAGGCATAGATGTAAACAGCATGGAAGGCCGCGCCCGCTTCGGCAAACTGGCCGCGCCACTACTAAACACCCTGCCCAACGGCATTTATCGCGAATTAATGTTTGCCAACCTGGCCAAGCGCACCGGCCTAAGCCTAGACTTGCTACTAGAACTAACCAAAGAAAAAGTAAGCCTAGTTGCCGAGCCTGCAAAGCCCGACCCAAGCCAGCAGCCGCAGCCCGAACCCGAACTGCCAGCGCACTTGGGCGCCAACATTGGCACTAGCATAAGCGCCAGCACGCCGCCCCATATAGACGAAAGCTACGCGCATATTCCACCGCTAGAGCCAGATTACGTCGCCCGCACAGCGCAAACCAGCGCCCCAAAATCCGCGCCCGTTAAGCGCTCATCCATAACGCTTAACCCTGTAAGGCTTTGCACCATACTGCTACTGGAATACCCCAAGCTGGTAGCTACACTTAACAACATTCCAGCGCGCGCCGAAACCGAAGACGAAGAGCTAACAAGGCTTTTTGACCTAATTGAATACATACAGCAGCGCCCAAACTGCAGCTTTAACAGCATATTGGGTTACTGGGGCGGTCGCTACGGCATAGAACAACAACAAGCCCTCGCCGACCTAGTAGCAAACCAGCTTATGGGCAGCGTGCGCAGTGTAGAAAACTACAACCCAGAACAAGAACTGGAACAAAGCCTGGCCCGAATTGGTCAAAAACTACAAAAAGCCAACAACCAAAAAGAATTGGCCAAATTACAAGCCAAGGGCCTAGGCAACCTAAATAACGAAGAAAAAGAACGCTTTCGCGAGCTAGTGCGTCTTCAACACCAACAAACATAA
- a CDS encoding GatB/YqeY domain-containing protein, whose amino-acid sequence MASELKSTISNAVKDAMRAKAKDRLGVLRMVMAEFKRIEVDERIELDDARVLAVLDKMVKQRRDSAKQYEEAGREELAATEHAEIAVISDFLPQALTAEEIAQIVNDAIASTGAAGMGDMGKVMGVVKPQVQGRADMGEVSKLVKAAFA is encoded by the coding sequence ATGGCAAGTGAACTAAAAAGCACAATAAGTAACGCTGTTAAAGACGCAATGCGCGCAAAAGCAAAGGACCGCTTGGGCGTTTTACGTATGGTAATGGCAGAATTTAAACGCATTGAAGTTGACGAGCGCATAGAGCTCGACGATGCACGTGTGCTTGCCGTATTGGATAAAATGGTTAAACAACGCCGCGACTCTGCTAAACAGTATGAAGAAGCCGGCCGCGAAGAACTTGCCGCTACCGAACACGCCGAAATTGCTGTTATTTCTGACTTTTTGCCCCAGGCATTAACCGCCGAAGAAATAGCCCAAATAGTTAACGATGCCATTGCCTCTACCGGCGCAGCAGGCATGGGCGACATGGGTAAAGTGATGGGCGTAGTAAAACCACAGGTACAAGGCCGTGCCGATATGGGCGAAGTAAGCAAGCTAGTTAAAGCCGCTTTCGCTTAA
- the rpsU gene encoding 30S ribosomal protein S21, with protein MPSVKLKENEPFDVALRRFKRSCEKAGVLAEVRRREFYEKPTSVRKRKAAAAVKRHAKKVQRENRKFQRLY; from the coding sequence ATGCCTTCAGTTAAACTGAAAGAAAACGAGCCATTTGACGTAGCATTACGTCGTTTTAAGCGTTCATGCGAAAAAGCTGGTGTACTTGCTGAAGTACGTCGTCGTGAATTCTACGAGAAGCCAACTTCTGTTCGTAAGCGTAAAGCAGCTGCTGCTGTTAAGCGTCACGCTAAAAAGGTTCAGCGCGAAAACCGCAAGTTCCAACGTTTGTACTAG